From the genome of Pelodiscus sinensis isolate JC-2024 chromosome 12, ASM4963464v1, whole genome shotgun sequence, one region includes:
- the PABPN1L gene encoding embryonic polyadenylate-binding protein 2 isoform X1, which translates to MFGFRASPLFLDPSEAWWQGPPPSLVRVDASWDPAETVARQKAMDEDSDLSPLEGDSAEELGELDPELEAIKAKVREMEEEDERLKELQDEAKNLMLRSQAGVPFPRTAEEKIEADQRSIYVGNVDYGGTAEELESHFNSCGQINRVTILCDKFSGHPKGYAYIEFEARSSVKAAVELDESMFRGRVIKVLPKRTNMPGISTTDRGGSRGRFQGRGGLSQRANVYSTLRARPRGRVYRGRGRLLPWFSPY; encoded by the exons ATGTTCGGCTTCCGAGCAAG CCCCCTCTTTCTGGACCCCTCTGAGGCCTGGTGGCAGGGCCCACCACCGTCCCTGGTGAGGGTGGACGCCTCCTGGGACCCAGCAGAGACGGTGGCGCGGCAGAAGGCGATGGATGAAGACTCCGACCTGAGTCCGCTGGAGGGTGACAGTGCGGAGGAGCTGGGCGAGCTAGACCCG GAGCTGGAAGCCATCAAGGCCAAGGTccgggagatggaggaggaggacgagcgGCTAAAGGAGCTGCAGGACGAGGCCAAGAACCTCATGCTGAGGTCGCAGGCAG GTGTTCCCTTTCCTAGGACGGCGGAGGAGAAAATCGAGGCTGATCAGAGATCCATCTACGTGGGCAAT GTGGACTACGGTGGAACAGCAGAAGAGCTGGAGTCTCATTTCAATAGCTGTGGGCAGATCAACCGAGTGACCATCCTCTGTGATAAATTCTCCGGACATCCAAAAGG GTACGCGTACATCGAGTTTGAAGCCAGGAGCTCCGTGAAGGCTGCGGTGGAGCTGGACGAGAGCATGTTCAGAGGCCGCGTCATCAAG GTGCTGCCCAAGAGGACCAACATGCCAGGGATCAGCACGACCGACCGCGGGGGCTCCAGGGGCCGTTTCCAAGGCCGGGGGGGCCTGTCTCAAAGGGCAAACGTCTACAGCACACTGCGAGCCAGGCCCAGAGGGAGAGTGTACCG GGGTCGGGGCAGGCTGTTGCCATGGTTCTCGCCCTACTAG
- the PABPN1L gene encoding embryonic polyadenylate-binding protein 2 isoform X2: MDEDSDLSPLEGDSAEELGELDPELEAIKAKVREMEEEDERLKELQDEAKNLMLRSQAGVPFPRTAEEKIEADQRSIYVGNVDYGGTAEELESHFNSCGQINRVTILCDKFSGHPKGYAYIEFEARSSVKAAVELDESMFRGRVIKVLPKRTNMPGISTTDRGGSRGRFQGRGGLSQRANVYSTLRARPRGRVYRGRGRLLPWFSPY; this comes from the exons ATGGATGAAGACTCCGACCTGAGTCCGCTGGAGGGTGACAGTGCGGAGGAGCTGGGCGAGCTAGACCCG GAGCTGGAAGCCATCAAGGCCAAGGTccgggagatggaggaggaggacgagcgGCTAAAGGAGCTGCAGGACGAGGCCAAGAACCTCATGCTGAGGTCGCAGGCAG GTGTTCCCTTTCCTAGGACGGCGGAGGAGAAAATCGAGGCTGATCAGAGATCCATCTACGTGGGCAAT GTGGACTACGGTGGAACAGCAGAAGAGCTGGAGTCTCATTTCAATAGCTGTGGGCAGATCAACCGAGTGACCATCCTCTGTGATAAATTCTCCGGACATCCAAAAGG GTACGCGTACATCGAGTTTGAAGCCAGGAGCTCCGTGAAGGCTGCGGTGGAGCTGGACGAGAGCATGTTCAGAGGCCGCGTCATCAAG GTGCTGCCCAAGAGGACCAACATGCCAGGGATCAGCACGACCGACCGCGGGGGCTCCAGGGGCCGTTTCCAAGGCCGGGGGGGCCTGTCTCAAAGGGCAAACGTCTACAGCACACTGCGAGCCAGGCCCAGAGGGAGAGTGTACCG GGGTCGGGGCAGGCTGTTGCCATGGTTCTCGCCCTACTAG
- the TRAPPC2L gene encoding trafficking protein particle complex subunit 2-like protein, whose amino-acid sequence MAVCIAVIAKENYPLYIRSIPTENELKFHYTVHTSLDVVDEKISAMGKALVDQRELYLGLLYPTEDYKVYGYVTNSKVKFVMVVDSSNTALRDNEIRSMFRKLHNSYTDVMCNPFYNPGDCINSRAFDSMVTSMMMQVC is encoded by the exons ATGGCGGTGTGCATCGCCGTGATCGCCaaggag AACTATCCTCTGTACATCCGAAGCATCCCAACAGAAAATGAACTGAAGTTCCATTACACAGTGCACACATCACTTGATGTTGTGGATGAAAAGATCTCTGCCATGGGGAAGGCTCTTGTGGATCAGAGAGAGCTCTACCTCGGTCTTCTGTACCCAACTGAAGACTACAAAGT ATATGGCTATGTGACAAACTCCAAGGTGAAGTTTGTTATGGTGGTAGATTCTTCAAACACAGCACTACGAGACAACGAGATCCGCAGC ATGTTCCGCAAGCTGCATAATTCATACACAGATGTAATGTGCAACCCCTTTTATAACCCTGGGGACTGCATTAATTCCAG GGCCTTCGACAGTATGGTGACTTCCATGATGATGCAGGTGTGCTGA